Genomic segment of Halostella limicola:
TAACCCGGACCGGCGATTGAATGCTTCGGCAGCAGCGTTGCCTACGTGAAGCGAGTCTATGTTAGTCGGTATTACATCAGCGTCATCTAATGCACGATCTGCTGCAGTCGTGAGCAGTTCGAGAAGAGGACGCTCGTCTTTATTAGTAAACACTGTCATTCCAACACCAGTAATGGTTGGAGATCTATCTAATGGCTCTCCGCTTCCCGTCGATTGTGTCATTGTACGTGTTGGCATATCATCCACGGTGGTAAAAATGTGTTGTCCGTATAGAACACTGTAGTCAAGGTACTTTCAGGTAATATCAGTTCTATTCTAACATCGTACTACACCAAACTCTTATTAGCACCGTTCCGCATCATCTTTGCATGGCAGATGGAGAGGCCACTCCGCAGAAAATACTCGATGGTATCACTGTGATCGACCTGACGACGTTCGTAACTGGTGGATTTGCCACCTTGATGCTCGCTAATCAAGGTGCAGAGGTGATTAAAGTAGAGCGGCCAGATGTCGGAGATGATAGTCGGTACTCAGGCCCACCGTTTGTGGATACGAGCGAATACGATGGTCCTGGGAAGTCCGCTGCGGAGGAGGGGGAGTCACCCTACTTTTGGACAGTCAATTACGATAAACGTAGCGTCGAACTCAATCTTAAGAGCCCCGAAGGACTGGCAGTGTTGTATGACTTAATCGAAGAGGCAGATGTGGTTGTCGAGAATTTCCGTCCTGGTACAGCTGATCGACTCGGCGTCGGCTACGATGATGTCCGGGAGGTGAACGATAGCATCATCTACTGCTCCATCTCGGCGTTTGGTGATACAGGGCCGTGGAGCGAACGACCAGGATACGACCTACTCATCCAAGGGATGAGCGGAATCATGAATGTTACCGGGCCGGAGAATGGTGATCCAGTCAAGGTTGGGCTCCCACAGACAGATCTCATCACAGCGATGTGGGCGGCATTCGGCATCGTTGGGGCTCTCTTCCGACGAGAGCTCACTGGAGAAGGGGATCGCGTTGAACTGGGAATGCTTGATGCTTCTCTACCTTGGCTCACCAAGCAGGCAGGGAAGGTGTATGCCGGCGAGGAGCCGAGCCGCATGGGTACAAAAGATCCAGTCTTGGCTCCATACCAGAGCATACCCACTGCTGATGGGTTCCTAAATGTTGCCTGTGGGAACCAGAAACTCTGGGAAGAACTCTGTGAAGCAATCGATCGTCCGGAGCTTATCAGTGATTCCCGCTTTGAGACAAACTCGACCCGTGTTGAGCACATGGAAGAACTGGAAGACGAACTCACACAGACGTTCAGTGAACAGACAACCAACGACTGGGTGGAAAAGTTAGCTGAGGAGAAAGGTCTCCCGGTGGGGCCAGTTTATGGGGTGGAGGAAGCACTGCAGAACGAGCAGGTTCAGTCACGAGATGTAGTCCGAAAGACCGAACACCCGGCGGCTGGCGAGATCCCAGTCATTGAGCATCCCTTGAACTACGCGAATGCTGATGCGGGCTTTGCCGATGCACCGCCGCTGCTTGGTGAGGACACTGAGTCTGT
This window contains:
- a CDS encoding CaiB/BaiF CoA transferase family protein; this translates as MADGEATPQKILDGITVIDLTTFVTGGFATLMLANQGAEVIKVERPDVGDDSRYSGPPFVDTSEYDGPGKSAAEEGESPYFWTVNYDKRSVELNLKSPEGLAVLYDLIEEADVVVENFRPGTADRLGVGYDDVREVNDSIIYCSISAFGDTGPWSERPGYDLLIQGMSGIMNVTGPENGDPVKVGLPQTDLITAMWAAFGIVGALFRRELTGEGDRVELGMLDASLPWLTKQAGKVYAGEEPSRMGTKDPVLAPYQSIPTADGFLNVACGNQKLWEELCEAIDRPELISDSRFETNSTRVEHMEELEDELTQTFSEQTTNDWVEKLAEEKGLPVGPVYGVEEALQNEQVQSRDVVRKTEHPAAGEIPVIEHPLNYANADAGFADAPPLLGEDTESVIRNLGYTTEELDTLREKGAIPDE